The Caenorhabditis elegans chromosome I genome includes the window GTTTAGCTACGAATAAGTATGTGAATATAACAAGAGAACCGTACACAGCTACACAAGAAAAACTTCCTTTCAATCGGACCATCTGAAGTATTTGAAATCTGTTTCCGGAAgtttagttgttttttaaaagcatgaaattttctgatacGAACTGAAGGAATTATTTCGAAACTTGCTTTGAAGCCTAgattcaaattggaatttgagTTTGCAGGCAGGAGATCGAGATCAAGCTAGACAGAACGGGTTTCGACAATGATGTTCGCTGAAAAATCTGGGTCTCCGCATCTACTTCGATCTTTATCAGCGTCTCATAAGTCTGAAGTTGTACTGTAAGTGCACCGCAAGAGCATCTGATCATTCTAGACACAATGTTGTATAAAAGGAGCAAATGGTTGCATTCCTTGTAGCAATTATTCTGCCTATTTCTGAGAAACGACTTTGCTATTAGTGAGCAGACGACGTGAATCGAGGCTCGCACCAGACCTCCTAAAGCCTTGTGGAACATTAATACATACGTTCACGAGCTAATATCCAGTTGCTCTACTCAAAGAGATGTTTTCCACCCTCTGAAACACTCAAGGCATATTCACGATTTCTCGAATAATTCCCTGACTCAATTTCTGATGAAACTACGCGATATTATTCCGAATTAGCTAGCGAAATTGAAGACAAAGATTCGATAAGAAACTTCGATTCCTGAACTATTCCGAATTTCAACCTACTTTTCGTGAAGTGGGTTGTTGACAAAAATCgtctaaaaaattgtcataGCCTGGTTTCCTGCCTACTTCAtacaagttaatttttttgttgatacaAGCTTTGTATGGAGTTTCGCTTTTTCGGCGGAATAGATGGATATCACGGTTCTTGATGTGGTTCCCAAGTGCAAAAAGATGGTAATCTATTGCATTCAGGAACGTTCtgcttttggaaaaatgcttgaaacgTTTCGTTTTCATTCTACTATGATAAGAAATTGCACAAAACGCCTAACTCTAAAGGCGACAATTATTGTTGTTGTACTGTGTGAGTTATATTAGGAATGTAGAAGAAAatcttcagaattttcagtttattgggttttgctccaaaatcaaGAAGCCCCAATTTCTGAGTTACTCGAGGAACGCTGCGATCGAAGTGGATGGAATTAtagttagtttttaaataacatcacttctctttttttcaatatttcaggcACAACTGCCGGCAGAACACGGGATTTTGGTTCAAGGTTCCGTGTCTCATTTGCggatattcaaaaatctcaaagaTGGCTGCaccttccaaaaattaaaaatccaacGTGGAATCGTGATATTTTAATGATAGTTGCCAGTAGGCCAGGAAGTGTTTCACGGAGGAAAGTTCTGAGGAAGACTTGGATGAACAAGGCGAATAGTAAAATAATACGGAATGGAAGGATGCAAGTATTGTTTTTAGTTGGGATGGTAGCTGGAGATCGTGATCTGATGAAAGCCGTGAAGAAGGAAGCAGAATCATTTGGTGACATTATTGTGATGAACTTAGAAGATACTTACGATAACTTGCCGTTCAAGGTAAAcgattttactttttcagaatattaaacatttttccccTAAAGGTGCTATCCCTACTTCTTTATGGAACAAATAAGGCGtccgatttcaaaattattggaaaaatcgacgatgacgtcattttctTCCCGGACCGTCTTACCCCACTGTTGGACGAAAACGTGATTGATTCCAGCAGCTATAGCATCTACGGGTACTTGTCACAAGATGATGAGCTTGTCGTTCGAAACGAAACTAAACCATGGTGACGTTTGGCTTAATTACAGGTTTTTAAGCTAGATATTTTTTAGGTATGTACCTGAAACTGCATATAACTGCACGAAATATCCGGTGTACGCTTTGGGACCATTTTATTTGATCACTAACAAGGCAGCTAATCTTATCgtggaaaattccagatttcaaaatttcatgacAGTAAGATTTAGAAGTATTAGGTATCACATATCCTTACAGTCAAATGATATTCAGGTTGAAGACGCTCTTATCGCTGGAATTATTGCCGAGGGTCTTGGAATTCAGCGGCACAGTCTTCCAATGGTGTTCAGATACAGATTTGATGTATTGCttggctttaaaaaatccttcaactgcaaaaaacatatatgaatacaaaaatttcagaacactgACGGAAAGAAAATTCTCTCGTGGCATATGTCCAAAAGGAGTGACagacaatttttggatttttatcaGCAAAGTTTAGCACTGTATCAACTGGAACAGGAATCttaattgcatttttaatcgaaatataaaatttttgtttttttttccattttttttattctagcAGACAATGTAAACCATACTTTTTGAATGATTCAAGGTAGGTTAGGAAGGTGCTCACTTCAGCATacatctgtttttttttagatttgactaaaatttttgttcagtgATTGGGAGGTTACTGAAAGGGCTTGGTTGTTATTTGGGCGTCCtggggttcgattcccggtcGATGCACTATGTTATAGCCAACGTTGAACCCCTGTTGCGAAGAAATCTGAGCTGAGTAACACAGAGTAACATCGCTTGTTAGGCGGGTGAAAGTGTCGATGTGTCCGAAAGCAACAGAGACAAGCAGACGTAGAGAAattatgtagatttacgcgTATTGATTCACAGTAAACAATTTGTGATAGATAAATGTATAATTAAGACTTCAAAAGTTTACGAGGTGTAGCTAGAAAGATCGGAAGGTCCTGCGATCAAGATACAGTTGCAGTTTAAGTAAAAAACTAATTAGATTTTCTGTGATGATCATTAATTCTGCAAGATAAAGCCAAGTTGGTAGTAAACcgattttcattcaattctcGATTTAAGTCATTTTTCCCCAGTTTAATGGTAAGCTGAAGCCTCCTGTGGACAAGCGATTTCTCAGGGTAACTGACGACTATGACAGATTTACTTTTTGTGAACCAAACCACTACCCACTTTCCAAGCCGGCTGGGCTCAGACATGCGTTTTGAACAGAAGTCCCGAAGCAAACTGTGATACGAATCTCACCCCTTTCAGCCAGCTTTCCCTACACCTTCTACGTCGTTCTCCggtttttatttcagagatATATACAGATAGCACTAAGTCCTATATGTACCGTGATCCTCCTATTGGAAAGACTCGATAAGACACGAATATCTTTTGCTACATCTCGCTACGGAATGAGATTGCTTCAAATCGGCACGTTTCGAATTGAAAagctgaatttaaaattgaaaatgaacgaAATTAGATCTTGGAGTGTTGATTCATATGATAGATTTATTGAGAActatgtagaaaaattacaatgaGTCTAAAATGGAAGTCCCAATTGTATATATAGTTTTGCCATGTCATGGtacatttgctgaaaatatggaaatatGGATaactatgattttttattagaccaaactcacaaaaactgaaataataaGTAACGTAATTTCACCAATTCTAGTAGCAATTTGCATAGAATCCATAGATGTGTAAGTCTAAAATTATCTATTTATGTAAGTTAAATTTGACATACTCCTTTAGAATCTACCTGATAATAATCGTTTAATGCCTTCATAACACTTTCATAATGTTCCTGTGCAATAATCTTCATGGCTCGGCTGGTCTCATGGTACACCAATTTCCAGATGCAAATTGATTTGAATGCTGCGAACTCGATAGTATTGAATTTCAACTGGGAAAATGAGACAAGAAGCGTTGATTTCACTTGGTTTATGAATTTCAgcagttttctggaaaatattatataaTCACTACATACACTGATATTGTTATCACTTACAAGTCAAGTTCCGAGTCATCAATTGGAACCGAATTATTTTCCCTCAAATAATTCCACGTTGATTCAAtccaaacatttgaaaattgaaaatacttcCGAAGAATCAAAATATCCTCATTATCAAGTAAATCGACTCCAGGACAAGTTTTGCATAATTCAGCTGCTAGCTTATTCTGAACACTTGTTATCtccaaaaactcttccactgACTTTATATTCAATGtattctgtaattttgaaaattacttgaTTTATGGATGTTGAATTGAGTAATACCATATTATTCCGCTTGTCATGTGTGATTTGATATATGTAATACTTTAAAAGACTTCCatgactaattttcaatatcttgCTAACatctttttcagcttctttGTTAGGACTCATAGATGACTTCCTCGAGTGATGAGCCCATTTAGATTGGGTTGTTGTTACGAAACCTGAGAAACTGCTGAATTGAAGGTACATACGTTTTAACATACCTCTGACGACTTCTTCATTTCCGGAATCTTTTCTTCTGTTCAATATGTACATTGGGGTATTAGTTGAGTTTCTTCTCTGTTTTactacttaaaaaaaactttttttgttaagtttAAGTAAACAATTATGTATTAAACTTACAATTTCTTTTCATTCCAGCAATTTTCACACAATAATCAAATCTACAAGCTCTGCAATTCTTTCTCATTCCCTTGCATTGATTGTTCTTTTCACATAAGTATCGAATATTCAGTGAAACTGTTCTCCGGAAGAATGCAGCACATGCTCCGCAGACTAGGCCACCGAAGTGGAGTTCCACATTAGAAGGGAATTCACAAACTGGGCATATTGGATCAGCTACTGGAAAATATAATTCTaagttaattcaaaaaataaaagtcgCAGCGGAACTCACACTCTACAATCGGCATCTTCGAAAGATTTTTGAGAACGCGATGAACTCAAATGTCGAATAGACTCGGGGGTTTTGCAATACGTTGGTATGCTGTTGGAGGATTGTTTGGAGGTTCAGAGATCGTATCGAGTATATTGAAAGACGACCCCCGAATCTTGAAGTCCCCTAGTTCATAGATTTCTATCATTCACGCGGGGAATCTTAAAGCCATATGGAAGAGAATAACGCATTGAAATATGTAGATACATAGATTTCAACTAATTTGCCAAAGAGTTCCGCAATGAAGCTTTATTCATTTGGAGCAAACTTCTTGCAGTCTGAGTTAAAGCTTGGTAAGAGTAGAGTTAAACTTACTTGATTGCATTCTAAACCAAATCGAGCTGAAGTCCTACCAGCTTTTGTTCATGTTTTGGCAGCTTCTGAAACAAGTTAGCGTAAAATTAGAATAGCATAACATTAGTTAACATAACTTTACTTAGACAAAAAGCTTCCACCAAATGCTGAGCCAATAAATTTGTGACCAAATAATCTAGTGTAATAGTTTGTATTTAGAATAGCTCATAAGGATATCACAATAGTTATAATCTAGTTTACCTAACTAGAACACCTAAAGTCATAATTTATCAGAAATCAAAGATCCGATCATTTATATTTCTCTTTCCAAAATAGTTTAGgtgctgaaaaaattccatttaacACAATTTTCGTTGTTATACCGTTTTCAATGATTATCTGTAGTAGAAAgtcaaactttaatttttttttgaaatagttacTCCGCACCtacttttcaataaatacaCAATGTCTATAGGATGATCTCGCATTTGACTTTTCAAAAGTCTTTGCCCTCTTTATTTCCTCGTGGCGCAGGAAACGGGGGACGAATGAAGGTTGTTGCCGTGTATCTGTGTCACATTTAACCCGATGTGCGAAATTCGACAGATGTTATCCTAACTTATTCGGGCCATTTCGCGTGAGAAGGATTGACTTTAGAATATGCCTTATGAAGAATGAAGAAAGAACCGATAGGTTATGTATTGCGGATTAATGGTTAGGGCAATGGGTGCAGGGCGATCTTTTTGCAGTGTTGGAATGGATAATGTTCAGTATTAAAGAGCACGCTTTACGGACTATATCAATCAAtaatcaatcaataatttcaatcattctttttttttaataagtctTCTGTTATATTAGGAAGTGATGGTCAGGAAAATATTCCTGTTATTCGATTCTCTAGACGCCCCTGAATTTCCATAGGCATTACAGCAAAATCTATTCTTCACTCTACCataatttctcgaaatttaatttttaaagtccaATATTCACATAGACGAATATTATTAAACCTTGTTTACAATGGACTGATATTGATGCAAAATGGTACAATTTCTGCAAGCTAAAACGAATCTTTACATCTTTACCCGCAATTTTGatcaaactccaaaaaattcaaaaggtATTCAACGatatttactttttaattGACAACTTTTAATACTCCATTACGAGCAAAGATGTATGTCGTTTGATTAGTCAACGTGTCACCGAATCCTCCAAACAGCGCTGAGATTACAATCAGAAATGGACGACGCAAGTGAGAAGTTCCATACATCAAGTCCAACTTGAgaagttttgagaaagttttttttgttgagaaaaactttctcaaaaaatcggggAAGCTGTTGGCTTAATTTTGTCATTCGTGTGTAAATATCTACAAAATCAGTATCTCTTTAGCtcagattcaaaaaaaaactttgtgatCTTGGTccgaagttttaattttctaacgAAAAACGTTTTGGATAACTAATTAAttcaagccaaaaaattttagactttctctgcatatttttgaattcaatcccaaaaatcacaaaacctGAATGCGGCTATCCTTTTTAAAGATCTTTCTGATATTgtctataaaaattgaaatgcaaCATCCATTGAACTAGAAATCGTCATCTATGCATGATGAGCGTCCTGCAGGTTTATGGGATGCGTGTTGTATGCTTCACAATTTGTATTGTAATTGTATTTAAATGTGCATTGTATCTGTAAGTTTCAGAAGCTTTATTACTGAAATAGGCTCAACATGATacccaaaaaatcaagtttcatAGTCACATACGCTTTTAGAATCAAACCAACTTCTCCTCAGGACTCTGGTTCAAATCGAATGATAATTGTAATCACGCCTACTTACAAAAGAATTACTAGGTTGGCTGATATAACACGGTAAATAAATCTCTTCATTTGATAAATCCCTTATTTTATTGATCAGATTGGCTAACACATTGTCTCaagtcgaaaatttgcattggATCGTAATAGAGGATGGAGAGTCAACTATTCCtaatgttcaaaatattttggaacGGTCTGAGCTACTGTATACCTATGTAGCGCACCGAACTGCTTCAGGATACCCTGCCCGAGGATGGTACCAGCGAGATATGGCATTAAAGTTGATACGGACAAACCCATCCCAAATCCTGGGTGAGCATGAGGGAGAAGCTGTGATTTATTTTGCAGACGATGATAATTCTTACGACTTGCGACTATTTGAGGATTATATCAGGAATGTGAAGAAGCTGGGTCTTTGGGCTGTTGGTAAGAAATATTAGTCTTTTAGAAGCCGgaactgattttttcaggCTTGGCTGGTGGAGCAGCAGTGGAGGCTCCAAACGTAGTGAACAAGAAAGTCACTTCATTCAATTTCAAGTGGAAATCCAAGCGACGATTCGCTGTTGATATGGCGGGATTTGCAATCAATCTTGACTATATCCTAAATTCCAGTGCAGTGTTCGGTACGGAATGTAAGAGAGGTGATGGCGCTCCGGAGACTTGTCTCCTCGAGGATCTAGGTTTCGATTTGAATGATATTGAACCTTTTGGGTATGAGAAAGAGGCAAGTGAAATTTATAGTAGTTTATATAGTATGGTAttttatttacagaaaaacaATGAGATCTTGGTATGGCACACTAAAACTAGTTATTCGGGCATGAAGGTCAAGGAAgcggaaaaatttggatattttgtGGAACcataattgatttatttttttttttttgaataaggaTAAAAAATGGCTTGTGTCCCGTGtgattttcataataaaagcttcattaaaactttgaaaacagaGTTTCCAAAAACTAAATCTGAATAAACATGTAATAATCAATTTGATAATAAAGACTGCCTGGTGAAAATCGTGCATTAGACCCtgaacaattaatttttattgttccaATTGTTTAATAGTTAAAAATAACCTGTAATCTTAGAGCTACAGCCTGAAGACATAGTTTTCAAGCTTAACGTTTTGTGTGTATGATATGGTTTTGTGGCTTCTGTTTTAGGCCGTACTTTACAAACTTACGTTTAGgcttagttttcaaaaatactatttccaaactcttttttttaagttagcAAACAGTGCTTTCACTGTACGTCCTCGTTAACAGATACTTTTATAACGAGcaacataaataattttttttccgtttcagcctaaaaatcgagaaagatCATAAACTACATctgcaaaaaccaaaaaagtgtCGAACTCtgtttttagtttaaaacGAGTGCTAGTGCTGACATATGTATCGGTTCCTTCCTATAAATATAACTGCAAAGAGAACACAACTTATATGAAATtgagttatttcaaaattgcataCAATTCTTCATGATTCACGCTATTTTCAGTATAAAACACGTTATGAAATGTGATTGAAAAATCCGTTATCCAGTCGTGTCACATTTAAAGACGATAAGCATCAACtagaatgtttttgaaatcgaatcgGTCCGTTGTTCAGACAAGATGgaaaatgataatttcaaGAATAAGATCcagataattgaaaaaatcctactatagataaaaaatattcctgGAGATTTGATCTTGTTTTGTCCCTTTATAAGCAGCGCTCCACTCAAAATCATGCACAAATGCGCGTTGACTCACGGCTATCCGTTTCCAGCGGGAGTTTTCTTCCAAGAATGAAACTCTACGTATTTTTAAGCTGCATTGTAGCCGGATTTACACTCTATGCGATTCTTTCTACGTTTGAAGTTAAGAAGGAAACTCGAAGACATACTGTTTATAAGAAGAATGCCTGGGACACCATGGATGGTGAAGGATATCAGTTCAAGAGCAGTGATGTAATTAATCGAAAAGTGAATATATAATACatttaataatatttcagaatacTCTGCAACTAGATTCTCGTTTTTATAAGCTTGATATGCTTCCAGCTTGCAACAACCTAACCGATCTCAAGGTCCAAGAAGATGTTGTGAACTTGATGAGTGATGTGAAAAGGGAATTTTTGGGGTGTATCAAGCCAATTGTTGAGCAATGGAGAGGACGGGCTAAAGAAGTGAGTATTCTGAATAgttgaataataataataaaaatacaattttttcaagatgaaTTTGGAATGGGTGTCCAAAACTGCCGTATGTGATAAACTTtccgttttcaacaatttggaAGTTGAGCCATTTAATAATCAACACGAAACCAAATGGGCAATTCTTCCGAAATGCGTGAGTTCTGAAAGGTCATAGCTCTCAATTAATTGACGGGTTTTACAGAAAGAGGAGAATATCCTTGTGACACTCGGCGTTGGACATGACACTACTGCTGAGGAACTGTTCAACCGAACACTTCCcaacacaattttttacgGAGCCGACCCGATTATTGAGCCAAACAGGCAGATGTACTCAGCATTTGGGAAGTTCTTCCCATTTGCTATTGGAAAAGAACCTGGCTTTACGAAGTTCCGGGTGCTTCCGAACCAAAATCAAAAGACACGGAAGTACATTTACCAGGATGTTACTACAATtccatttttgtattttttgcatGATATTTTGAAGTTAAAGGTGAAATTTAACAAGTCAAATAAATTACGATAAAAACtttattccagaaaatcgacTTTGCATGGATAGACATTGAAGGCGGGGAGTTTGAATTCCTCGACAAATTCCATCGCGACGTTCAAATTTGTCAATTCAATATAGAAATTCACTCAACATTTGCACCGACACAAGCCCAGGCGTTCcatgatttcattttcagggTGTTGGAAGAACAGAAGTATGTATTCTTGAAGCCAATGCACACCCAGGCTGGAGTTCATCGAATGTTCTTTGTGAATGTTCAGGACAAGGAGTGTCTGGCAAagtatttcaataatttctgaCTATTAATTGAATAAATGTTTAGTGGAACGTGTTAGATATGTATTTTAACAAATATGACAATATCAGCACTTCGTTTATTGGTTAAATTTGTGGCGAATACAgctttttttaacttttcacggaatcgaaaattgacAGCAGATTCTTCACCtgcattttaattttgtttttctaaaatagtAGCGGcaacttttccattttaaaaatacgttagttttgcaaaatgagcaaaaagtgaCCGAATATGGAGAGCCCTCGTT containing:
- the T15D6.5 gene encoding Hexosyltransferase (Predicted): MDITVLDVVPKCKKMVIYCIQERSAFGKMLETFRFHSTMIRNCTKRLTLKATIIVVVLFYWVLLQNQEAPISELLEERCDRSGWNYSTTAGRTRDFGSRFRVSFADIQKSQRWLHLPKIKNPTWNRDILMIVASRPGSVSRRKVLRKTWMNKANSKIIRNGRMQVLFLVGMVAGDRDLMKAVKKEAESFGDIIVMNLEDTYDNLPFKVLSLLLYGTNKASDFKIIGKIDDDVIFFPDRLTPLLDENVIDSSSYSIYGYLSQDDELVVRNETKPWYVPETAYNCTKYPVYALGPFYLITNKAANLIVENSRFQNFMTVEDALIAGIIAEGLGIQRHSLPMVFRYRFDNTDGKKILSWHMSKRSDRQFLDFYQQSLALYQLEQES
- the nhr-77 gene encoding Nuclear hormone receptor family member nhr-77 (Partially confirmed by transcript evidence); its protein translation is MPIVELADPICPVCEFPSNVELHFGGLVCGACAAFFRRTVSLNIRYLCEKNNQCKGMRKNCRACRFDYCVKIAGMKRNLVKQRRNSTNTPMYILNRRKDSGNEEVVRGMLKRMYLQFSSFSGFVTTTQSKWAHHSRKSSMSPNKEAEKDVSKILKISHGSLLKYYIYQITHDKRNNMNTLNIKSVEEFLEITSVQNKLAAELCKTCPGVDLLDNEDILILRKYFQFSNVWIESTWNYLRENNSVPIDDSELDLKLLKFINQVKSTLLVSFSQLKFNTIEFAAFKSICIWKLVYHETSRAMKIIAQEHYESVMKALNDYYQTYTSMDSMQIATRIGEITLLIISVFQMYHDMAKLYIQLGLPF
- the glct-3 gene encoding Galactosylgalactosylxylosylprotein 3-beta-glucuronosyltransferase (Partially confirmed by transcript evidence) — its product is MMSVLQVYGMRVVCFTICIVIVFKCALYLIKPTSPQDSGSNRMIIVITPTYKRITRLADITRLANTLSQVENLHWIVIEDGESTIPNVQNILERSELLYTYVAHRTASGYPARGWYQRDMALKLIRTNPSQILGEHEGEAVIYFADDDNSYDLRLFEDYIRNVKKLGLWAVGLAGGAAVEAPNVVNKKVTSFNFKWKSKRRFAVDMAGFAINLDYILNSSAVFGTECKRGDGAPETCLLEDLGFDLNDIEPFGYEKEKNNEILVWHTKTSYSGMKVKEAEKFGYFVEP
- the T15D6.8 gene encoding Methyltransferase FkbM domain-containing protein (Partially confirmed by transcript evidence), yielding MKLYVFLSCIVAGFTLYAILSTFEVKKETRRHTVYKKNAWDTMDGEGYQFKSSDNTLQLDSRFYKLDMLPACNNLTDLKVQEDVVNLMSDVKREFLGCIKPIVEQWRGRAKEMNLEWVSKTAVCDKLSVFNNLEVEPFNNQHETKWAILPKCKEENILVTLGVGHDTTAEELFNRTLPNTIFYGADPIIEPNRQMYSAFGKFFPFAIGKEPGFTKFRVLPNQNQKTRKYIYQDVTTIPFLYFLHDILKLKKIDFAWIDIEGGEFEFLDKFHRDVQICQFNIEIHSTFAPTQAQAFHDFIFRVLEEQKYVFLKPMHTQAGVHRMFFVNVQDKECLAKYFNNF